Proteins encoded in a region of the Homo sapiens chromosome 9, GRCh38.p14 Primary Assembly genome:
- the CTSL gene encoding procathepsin L isoform 4 precursor (isoform 4 precursor is encoded by transcript variant 9) yields the protein MNPTLILAAFCLGIASATLTFDHSLEAQWTKWKAMHNRLYGMNEEGWRRAVWEKNMKMIELHNQEYREGKHSFTMAMNAFGDMTSEEFRQVMNGFQNRKPRKGKVFQEPLFYEAPRSVDWREKGYVTPVKNQGQCGSCWAFSATGALEGQMFRKTGRLISLSEQNLVDCSGPQGNEGCNGGLMDYAFQYVQDNGGLDSEESYPYEATEESCKYNPKYSVANDTGFVDIPKQEKALMKAVATVGPISVAIDAGHESFLFYKEAGVKNGAWVAT from the exons ATGAATCCTACACTCATCCTTGCTGCCTTTTGCCTGGGAATTGCCTCAGCTACTCTAACATTTGATCACAGTTTAGAGGCACAGTGGACCAAGTGGAAGGCGATGCACAACAGATTATACGGCATG AATGAAGAAGGATGGAGGAGAGCAGTGTGGGAGAAGAACATGAAGATGATTGAACTGCACAATCAGGAATACAGGGAAGGGAAACACAGCTTCACAATGGCCATGAACGCCTTTGGAGACATG ACCAGTGAAGAATTCAGGCAGGTGATGAATGGCTTTCAAAACCGTAAGCCCAGGAAGGGGAAAGTGTTCCAGGAACCTCTGTTTTATGAGGCCCCCAGATCTGTGGATTGGAGAGAGAAAGGCTACGTGACTCCTGTGAAGAATCAG GGTCAGTGTGGTTCTTGTTGGGCTTTTAGTGCTACTGGTGCTCTTGAAGGACAGATGTTCCGGAAAACTGGGAGGCTTATCTCACTGAGTGAGCAGAATCTGGTAGACTGCTCTGGGCCTCAAGGCAATGAAGGCTGCAATGGTGGCCTAATGGATTATGCTTTCCAGTATGTTCAGGATAATGGAGGCCTGGACTCTGAGGAATCCTATCCATATGAGGCAACA GAAGAATCCTGTAAGTACAATCCCAAGTATTCTGTTGCTAATGACACCGGCTTTGTGGACATCCCTAAGCAGGAGAAGGCCCTGATGAAGGCAGTTGCAACTGTGGGGCCCATTTCTGTTGCTATTGATGCAGGTCATGAGTCCTTCCTGTTCTATAAAGAAG CTGGGGTGAAGAATGGGGCATGGGTGGCTACGTAA
- the CTSL gene encoding procathepsin L isoform 1 preproprotein (isoform 1 preproprotein is encoded by transcript variant 3) — protein sequence MNPTLILAAFCLGIASATLTFDHSLEAQWTKWKAMHNRLYGMNEEGWRRAVWEKNMKMIELHNQEYREGKHSFTMAMNAFGDMTSEEFRQVMNGFQNRKPRKGKVFQEPLFYEAPRSVDWREKGYVTPVKNQGQCGSCWAFSATGALEGQMFRKTGRLISLSEQNLVDCSGPQGNEGCNGGLMDYAFQYVQDNGGLDSEESYPYEATEESCKYNPKYSVANDTGFVDIPKQEKALMKAVATVGPISVAIDAGHESFLFYKEGIYFEPDCSSEDMDHGVLVVGYGFESTESDNNKYWLVKNSWGEEWGMGGYVKMAKDRRNHCGIASAASYPTV from the exons ATGAATCCTACACTCATCCTTGCTGCCTTTTGCCTGGGAATTGCCTCAGCTACTCTAACATTTGATCACAGTTTAGAGGCACAGTGGACCAAGTGGAAGGCGATGCACAACAGATTATACGGCATG AATGAAGAAGGATGGAGGAGAGCAGTGTGGGAGAAGAACATGAAGATGATTGAACTGCACAATCAGGAATACAGGGAAGGGAAACACAGCTTCACAATGGCCATGAACGCCTTTGGAGACATG ACCAGTGAAGAATTCAGGCAGGTGATGAATGGCTTTCAAAACCGTAAGCCCAGGAAGGGGAAAGTGTTCCAGGAACCTCTGTTTTATGAGGCCCCCAGATCTGTGGATTGGAGAGAGAAAGGCTACGTGACTCCTGTGAAGAATCAG GGTCAGTGTGGTTCTTGTTGGGCTTTTAGTGCTACTGGTGCTCTTGAAGGACAGATGTTCCGGAAAACTGGGAGGCTTATCTCACTGAGTGAGCAGAATCTGGTAGACTGCTCTGGGCCTCAAGGCAATGAAGGCTGCAATGGTGGCCTAATGGATTATGCTTTCCAGTATGTTCAGGATAATGGAGGCCTGGACTCTGAGGAATCCTATCCATATGAGGCAACA GAAGAATCCTGTAAGTACAATCCCAAGTATTCTGTTGCTAATGACACCGGCTTTGTGGACATCCCTAAGCAGGAGAAGGCCCTGATGAAGGCAGTTGCAACTGTGGGGCCCATTTCTGTTGCTATTGATGCAGGTCATGAGTCCTTCCTGTTCTATAAAGAAG GCATTTATTTTGAGCCAGACTGTAGCAGTGAAGACATGGATCATGGTGTGCTGGTGGTTGGCTACGGATTTGAAAGCACAGAATCAGATAACAATAAATATTGGCTGGTGAAGAACAG CTGGGGTGAAGAATGGGGCATGGGTGGCTACGTAAAGATGGCCAAAGACCGGAGAAACCATTGTGGAATTGCCTCAGCAGCCAGCTACCCCACTGTGTGA
- the CTSL gene encoding procathepsin L isoform 3 (isoform 3 is encoded by transcript variant 7) has translation MKMIELHNQEYREGKHSFTMAMNAFGDMTSEEFRQVMNGFQNRKPRKGKVFQEPLFYEAPRSVDWREKGYVTPVKNQGQCGSCWAFSATGALEGQMFRKTGRLISLSEQNLVDCSGPQGNEGCNGGLMDYAFQYVQDNGGLDSEESYPYEATEESCKYNPKYSVANDTGFVDIPKQEKALMKAVATVGPISVAIDAGHESFLFYKEGIYFEPDCSSEDMDHGVLVVGYGFESTESDNNKYWLVKNSWGEEWGMGGYVKMAKDRRNHCGIASAASYPTV, from the exons ATGAAGATGATTGAACTGCACAATCAGGAATACAGGGAAGGGAAACACAGCTTCACAATGGCCATGAACGCCTTTGGAGACATG ACCAGTGAAGAATTCAGGCAGGTGATGAATGGCTTTCAAAACCGTAAGCCCAGGAAGGGGAAAGTGTTCCAGGAACCTCTGTTTTATGAGGCCCCCAGATCTGTGGATTGGAGAGAGAAAGGCTACGTGACTCCTGTGAAGAATCAG GGTCAGTGTGGTTCTTGTTGGGCTTTTAGTGCTACTGGTGCTCTTGAAGGACAGATGTTCCGGAAAACTGGGAGGCTTATCTCACTGAGTGAGCAGAATCTGGTAGACTGCTCTGGGCCTCAAGGCAATGAAGGCTGCAATGGTGGCCTAATGGATTATGCTTTCCAGTATGTTCAGGATAATGGAGGCCTGGACTCTGAGGAATCCTATCCATATGAGGCAACA GAAGAATCCTGTAAGTACAATCCCAAGTATTCTGTTGCTAATGACACCGGCTTTGTGGACATCCCTAAGCAGGAGAAGGCCCTGATGAAGGCAGTTGCAACTGTGGGGCCCATTTCTGTTGCTATTGATGCAGGTCATGAGTCCTTCCTGTTCTATAAAGAAG GCATTTATTTTGAGCCAGACTGTAGCAGTGAAGACATGGATCATGGTGTGCTGGTGGTTGGCTACGGATTTGAAAGCACAGAATCAGATAACAATAAATATTGGCTGGTGAAGAACAG CTGGGGTGAAGAATGGGGCATGGGTGGCTACGTAAAGATGGCCAAAGACCGGAGAAACCATTGTGGAATTGCCTCAGCAGCCAGCTACCCCACTGTGTGA
- the CTSL gene encoding procathepsin L isoform 2 (isoform 2 is encoded by transcript variant 5): MDYAFQYVQDNGGLDSEESYPYEATEESCKYNPKYSVANDTGFVDIPKQEKALMKAVATVGPISVAIDAGHESFLFYKEGIYFEPDCSSEDMDHGVLVVGYGFESTESDNNKYWLVKNSWGEEWGMGGYVKMAKDRRNHCGIASAASYPTV; the protein is encoded by the exons ATGGATTATGCTTTCCAGTATGTTCAGGATAATGGAGGCCTGGACTCTGAGGAATCCTATCCATATGAGGCAACA GAAGAATCCTGTAAGTACAATCCCAAGTATTCTGTTGCTAATGACACCGGCTTTGTGGACATCCCTAAGCAGGAGAAGGCCCTGATGAAGGCAGTTGCAACTGTGGGGCCCATTTCTGTTGCTATTGATGCAGGTCATGAGTCCTTCCTGTTCTATAAAGAAG GCATTTATTTTGAGCCAGACTGTAGCAGTGAAGACATGGATCATGGTGTGCTGGTGGTTGGCTACGGATTTGAAAGCACAGAATCAGATAACAATAAATATTGGCTGGTGAAGAACAG CTGGGGTGAAGAATGGGGCATGGGTGGCTACGTAAAGATGGCCAAAGACCGGAGAAACCATTGTGGAATTGCCTCAGCAGCCAGCTACCCCACTGTGTGA